A window of Palaemon carinicauda isolate YSFRI2023 chromosome 27, ASM3689809v2, whole genome shotgun sequence contains these coding sequences:
- the LOC137621041 gene encoding putative uncharacterized protein DDB_G0290521, giving the protein MGPRRQKGAPAPKETSAPKETPETPDPKETPAPKETSAPKETSTPKETSARKDISALKGTPAPEGDPGSKRDLGSRRDPSSERDPSSKTDLSSKTDLSSKTDLISKTDLGSIRDAARQKGPRLQKRPQLQKRPQLQKETLSLNETRAPNETPAPKKTPAPKETPAPNQIAVECSTMNQYDFPHAEYRIIPVTP; this is encoded by the exons ATGGGACCGCGGCGCCAAAAAGGGGCCCCGGCTCCAAAAGAGACCTCAGCTCCAAAAGAGACCCCGG AGACCCCGGATCCTAAAGAGACCCCGGCTCCAAAAGAGACCTCAGCTCCAAAAGAGACCTCAACTCCAAAAGAGACCTCGGCTAGAAAAGACATCTCAGCTCTAAAAGGGACCCCGGCTCCAGAAGGGGACCCTGGCTCCAAAAGAGACCTCGGCTCCAGAAGAGACCCCAGCTCCGAAAGAGACCCCAGCTCCAAAACAGACCTCAGCTCCAAAACAGACCTCAGCTCCAAAACAGACCTCATCTCCAAAACAGACCTCGGCTCTATAAGAGACGCGGCGCGCCAAAAGGGACCCCGGCTCCAAAAGAGACCTCAGCTCCAAAAGAGACCCCAGCTCCAAAAAGAGACCCTGTCTCTAAATGAGACCCGGGCTCCAAATGAGACCCCAGCTCCAAAGAAGACCCCAGCTCCAAAGGAGACCCCAGCTCCAAACCAAATTGCTGTTGAATGTTCAACTATGAATCAGTATGATTTCCCTCACGCAGAATACAGGATTATCCCCGTTACTCCTTGA